A portion of the Gossypium arboreum isolate Shixiya-1 chromosome 8, ASM2569848v2, whole genome shotgun sequence genome contains these proteins:
- the LOC108468238 gene encoding uncharacterized protein LOC108468238 — MGNFAKIPSRSGKSQKVVNEMKMNGEALDGVRVMEKILWSLTRKFDNMVVAIEESKDLSQISIDKLVGSLQAHEHKMKQNDDTRNLDQVLQSKLSFNESGVRDNFGQGTSNRGGYRGDIEAEIEVDEEHMDEAINHMVKSKQVKNIKHQVMDKELEAEVKAEVDFNKEINLRLNPKMEERNHVAAAKEEENVESSVFLTYKESEKSSKNIWHLDNCANNHMCGRRNLFLKLDENIHGQVTFGDEPHATVKGKGKGKVTITQKNGEKKFISYVYYVPALKSNIISPGKLLEKGYEVHMKDFMLALKKRVVN, encoded by the exons ATGGGGAATTTTGCAAAAATCCCTTCAAGGAGCGGAAAAAGCCAAAAAG tggtaaatgaaatgaaaatgaatgGAGAAGCACTTGATGGTGTCAGAGTAATGGAAAAAATTTTGTGGTCATTGACACGCAAATTTGATAATATGGTGGTTGCCATTGAAGAGTCAAAAGATTTATCACAAATATCAATCGACAAACTTGTGGGTTCCCTCCAAGCCCATGagcataaaatgaagcaaaatgatGATACTCGAAATTTGGACCAAGTCTTGCAAAGTAAGTTGTCCTTCAACGAAAGTGGAGTTAGGGATAACTTTGGACAAGGTACGAGCAATCGTGGAGGATACCGTGGAGATATAGAGGCAGAAATAGAGGTGGACGAGGAACACATGGACGAGGCAATTAATCATATGGTAAAGTCCAAACAAGTGAAGAATATCAAACATCAAGTCATGGACAAGGAGCTCGAGGCCGAGGTCAAGGCAGAGGTAGATTTCAACAAGGAAATAAATCTCAG ATTAAATCCCAAGATGGAGGAGAGAAATCATGTAGCGGCTgctaaagaagaagaaaatgtggaatcTAGTGTATTCCTCACTTATAAAGAAAGTGAAAAATCAAGTAAAAATATTTGGCATCTTGATAATTGCGCCAACAATCACATGTGTGGCCGAAGAAACTTATTTTTAAAGTTGGATGAGAATATTCATGGACAAGTAACGTTTGGAGATGAACCGCATGCCACGGtcaaaggcaaaggcaaaggaaaagTCACTATTACACAAAAGAATGGAGAAAAGAAGTTCATTTCATATGTTTATTACGTACCAGCTTTGAAAAGCAACATCATTAGCCCTGGAAAGCTTCTAGAAAAAGGATATGAAGTACATATGAAGGATTTCATGCTTGCCCTAAAAAAAAGAGTGGTGAATTAA